The following are encoded in a window of Maylandia zebra isolate NMK-2024a linkage group LG5, Mzebra_GT3a, whole genome shotgun sequence genomic DNA:
- the ctsa gene encoding lysosomal protective protein, translated as MQLLLLSCYFLSAWLGVEAAPAADEITYLPGLQKQPSFKQYSGYLSVADGKHLHYWFVESQNKPSSDPLVLWLNGGPGCSSLDGLLTEHGPFLIQSDGATLEYNPYAWNKITNMLYLESPVGVGFSYSDDQKYATNDTEVSMNNYLALKEFFRLFPEYSKNELFLTGESYGGIYIPTLAERVMEDASLNLQGIAVGNGMSSYEMNDNSLVYFAYYHGLLGSHLWAELQTYCCSNGKCNFYDNPNQNCMDSVGEVQTIVYSSGLNIYNLYASCPGGVPQRLSVERGQLVIRDLGNSFIHHQWNRLWMQKVKSLAALLPSVRLDPPCTNSTPSNLYLNNPLVRKALHISPKALDWVICSSEVNRNYGRLYMDVRKQYLKLLGALKYRILVYNGDVDMACNFMGDEWFVESLQQQVQVQRRPWIYEDVDGQQVGGFVKEFDNIVFLTVKGSGHMVPTDKPAAAFTMFTRFIKKLPY; from the exons atgcagctgctgctgttgtcatGTTACTTCCTGTCCGCATGGCTCGGCGTGGAAGCGGCCCCAGCGGCCGACGAGATCACGTACCTGCCAGGTCTGCAGAAACAGCCGAGCTTCAAGCAGTACTCTGGATACCTGAGTGTGGCTGACGGCAAACACCTGCACTACTG GTTCGTTGAGTCGCAGAACAAACCGTCCTCGGACCCGCTGGTGCTGTGGCTGAATGGTGGCCCCGGCTGCAGCTCGCTGGACGGACTGCTGACCGAACATGGACCCTTCCTG ATCCAGAGCGACGGTGCGACGCTGGAGTACAACCCGTATGCCTGGAACAAG ATTACCAACATGTTGTACCTGGAGTCCCCAGTAGGAGTCGGCTTCTCTTATTCGGACGATCAGAAATACGCCACCAATGACACAGAG gTGTCGATGAACAACTACCTGGCCCTGAAGGAGTTCTTCCGCCTGTTTCCAGAGTACAGCAAGAATGAGCTCTTCCTGACCGGAGAGAGCTACGGAGGAATCTACATCCCCACGCTCGCTGAGAGAGTGATGGAGGACGCCAGCCTCAACCTGCAG GGCATCGCCGTGGGGAATGGAATGTCGAGCTACGAGATGAACGACAACTCTCTGGTGTACTTCGCCTACTACCACGGCCTGCTTGGCAGCCACCTGTGGGCGGAGCTTCAGACCTACTGCTGCAGCAACGGGAAATGCAACTTCTATGACAACCCGAACCAGAACTGCATGGACAGC gtgggggaggttcagacCATCGTCTACAGTTCAGGTTTGAACATATACAACCTGTACGCTTCCTGCCCAGGTGGAGTCCCGCAGAGACTCAG TGTCGAGCGAGGTCAGCTGGTGATCCGAGATCTGGGAAACTCGTTCATTCACCATCAGTGGAACCGGCTGTGGATGCAG AAAGTCAAAAGTCTGGCGGCGCTGCTCCCGTCTGTCCGCCTGGACCCTCCCTGCACCAACTCCACCCCTTCCAACCTGTACCTGAACAACCCGCTGGTCAGAAAAGCCCTCCACATCAGCCCCAAAGCTCTGGACTGGGTCATCTGCAG CTCTGAGGTGAACCGGAACTACGGTCGGCTCTACATGGATGTCAGGAAACAGTACCTGAAGCTGCTCGGCGCTCTA AAGTATCGCATCCTCGTGTATAATGGCGACGTGGACATGGCGTGCAACTTCATGGGCGACGAGTGGTTTGTGGagtctctgcagcagcag GTGCAAGTCCAGAGGCGTCCGTGGATCTACGAAGATGTGGACGGTCAGCAAGTCGGCGGCTTCGTCAAAGAGTTTGATAACATTGTCTTCCTCACCGTGAAG GGTTCAGGTCACATGGTTCCAACAGACAAACCAGCTGCTGCCTTCACCATGTTCACCAGATTCATCAAGAAGCTGCCctactga